A single genomic interval of Methanobacterium sp. harbors:
- the nadA gene encoding quinolinate synthase NadA: MLNDLQREIIQLKEEKNAIILAHNYQTGDIQEIADFIGDSLELCIKASEIEDKDLVIFCGVDFMAETASILNPDKKILIPDTGAECPMAHMLPAEDVRKAKQRFSDAAVVLYVNTLAEAKAEADILCTSSNAVKIVESLEEDRILFGPDMNLAAYVSRFTDKEIIPIPEGGHCYVHKMFTGEIFFLKEKYPEAEILVHPECDPEIQEMADYVLSTGGMISHVKESPKSTFIIGTEVDLVTRLRRENPDKNIIPALSEAICKTMKLHTLEKVKNSLLNEEFVVTVDEKIANKARSAVERMIEVSKR; encoded by the coding sequence ATGTTAAATGATCTGCAAAGAGAAATTATACAACTTAAAGAAGAAAAAAATGCAATAATACTGGCTCATAACTACCAGACAGGAGATATACAGGAGATTGCAGATTTCATAGGTGATTCTCTCGAGCTTTGTATAAAGGCATCGGAAATAGAAGATAAAGATCTGGTTATTTTCTGCGGTGTTGACTTCATGGCAGAAACTGCATCAATATTAAACCCTGATAAAAAAATACTGATTCCTGATACCGGGGCAGAATGTCCTATGGCACACATGCTCCCTGCAGAAGATGTAAGAAAAGCAAAACAGAGATTCAGTGATGCTGCAGTTGTTTTGTATGTTAACACCCTTGCAGAGGCAAAAGCAGAGGCAGATATTTTGTGCACATCTTCAAATGCTGTTAAAATCGTTGAGAGCCTTGAGGAAGATAGAATACTCTTTGGACCAGACATGAACCTTGCAGCATATGTATCAAGGTTTACAGATAAAGAAATAATCCCAATTCCTGAAGGCGGGCATTGTTATGTGCATAAAATGTTTACAGGCGAAATATTCTTTTTAAAAGAGAAATATCCGGAAGCAGAGATACTTGTTCATCCAGAATGTGATCCAGAGATTCAGGAAATGGCAGATTATGTTTTAAGCACAGGTGGAATGATAAGTCACGTTAAAGAATCTCCTAAGAGCACATTTATAATCGGTACAGAAGTGGATCTTGTAACGCGCCTTAGACGGGAAAATCCAGATAAAAATATCATCCCTGCATTATCTGAGGCTATATGTAAAACTATGAAACTGCACACACTTGAAAAGGTTAAAAATTCTCTGTTAAATGAGGAATTTGTTGTAACAGTGGATGAAAAAATTGCAAATAAAGCAAGAAGCGCTGTTGAACGAATGATTGAAGTATCTAAAAGATGA
- a CDS encoding helix-hairpin-helix domain-containing protein, whose amino-acid sequence MDLTKIKGIGEKLARKIVDSFGSEEELITAIKNFEIDRISKIEGVSQSKAIEIVNTVLGNPKEEFLKTSRAAQIYDDIMARIIAYSNTKYGKNRILLISPTNDVNAINENLDFVMKAKETVSKLPVDEISDLLKKINHSTKDKPKYDSAKALLVESRTDYHRLLEMNLNRYCTIITAEELENLEDYEFVVYIYSTGEIELDNTYNVAMVTSDSLEYEIVPETVLSYFYANYDLLSNILKIKNILKRESVIKEVIEILDSLQSLKVDESLFDEAVESAKIKADKKLKDSIKKVDLKGDEILALMNEGMPGKIQKIFDEVIKEARDEIKEKTGSSFDPFIQKYPVEIDYRELERIKKQVIASKHIDAFEGKVKAASRLYDLKEKVESEIQEILEFDYEFAIGCFAHYYNLNPPVLGDEFSFKGAVHLNLVLENGLNIQKIDYSLKIPENVALLTGANSGGKTTLLETMAQISIMAQMGLPVCADKATVKLVDELYFFSKKRSLDAGAFESFLNTFIPVVITDTSKLVLLDELEAITELEAAVKIIASFIDLLKGSDSYAVIVTHMAREIMKYTEVRVDGIEAKGLDENYNLIVDRTPKMNYLAKSTPELILRMIYEKSDGKIKDIYGQILEKF is encoded by the coding sequence GTGGATCTAACAAAAATCAAAGGTATAGGCGAAAAACTGGCCAGAAAAATTGTGGACAGTTTTGGAAGTGAAGAAGAGCTGATCACCGCAATTAAAAACTTTGAAATTGATAGAATTTCAAAAATTGAAGGTGTAAGTCAATCTAAAGCCATAGAAATAGTAAACACTGTTTTAGGTAATCCTAAAGAAGAATTTTTAAAAACCAGCCGTGCAGCTCAAATTTATGATGATATAATGGCCAGAATTATTGCATATTCAAATACAAAATATGGAAAAAACCGTATCCTCCTGATAAGTCCAACTAATGATGTTAATGCAATAAATGAAAATCTTGACTTTGTAATGAAAGCAAAAGAAACTGTATCAAAGCTACCAGTAGACGAAATCAGTGATTTACTTAAAAAAATAAATCACTCAACTAAAGATAAACCCAAATATGATTCAGCAAAAGCTTTACTTGTAGAATCAAGAACTGATTATCACAGACTACTTGAAATGAATTTAAACAGATACTGTACTATCATTACAGCAGAGGAACTTGAAAACCTTGAAGATTATGAATTTGTAGTTTATATATATTCAACTGGTGAAATAGAACTTGATAACACATATAACGTTGCAATGGTCACCAGTGACTCTTTGGAATATGAAATAGTCCCTGAAACAGTTCTTTCATATTTCTACGCCAATTATGATCTTTTGTCAAATATACTGAAAATTAAAAATATACTGAAAAGAGAATCAGTAATTAAGGAAGTTATTGAAATTCTGGACTCTCTGCAATCTTTGAAAGTTGATGAAAGCTTATTTGATGAGGCTGTAGAATCAGCAAAGATAAAAGCTGATAAGAAACTCAAAGACAGTATTAAAAAGGTTGATCTTAAAGGCGATGAAATATTAGCACTCATGAATGAAGGAATGCCCGGTAAAATCCAGAAAATCTTCGATGAAGTAATAAAAGAAGCCCGTGATGAAATTAAAGAGAAAACAGGCAGTTCATTTGATCCTTTCATCCAGAAATACCCTGTTGAAATTGATTACAGGGAGCTTGAAAGAATTAAAAAACAGGTAATTGCAAGCAAGCACATCGATGCATTTGAAGGGAAGGTTAAAGCTGCTTCACGTCTTTATGACCTTAAAGAAAAGGTAGAATCTGAAATTCAGGAAATACTTGAGTTTGATTACGAGTTTGCCATCGGATGCTTTGCACATTACTATAATTTAAATCCACCAGTATTAGGAGATGAATTTAGTTTTAAAGGAGCAGTGCACCTTAATTTGGTATTAGAAAATGGACTCAATATTCAAAAAATAGATTACTCCCTTAAAATACCTGAAAATGTTGCACTCCTTACCGGGGCAAACAGTGGTGGTAAAACAACACTACTTGAGACCATGGCCCAGATTTCAATAATGGCCCAGATGGGACTTCCAGTTTGTGCAGATAAAGCCACTGTAAAGCTGGTTGATGAATTATATTTCTTCTCAAAGAAAAGATCACTTGATGCTGGAGCATTTGAATCCTTCTTAAACACATTCATACCCGTTGTAATTACAGATACCAGTAAATTAGTTCTTCTTGATGAATTAGAGGCAATTACTGAGCTTGAAGCTGCTGTAAAGATAATTGCAAGTTTTATTGATTTATTAAAGGGGTCTGATTCATATGCAGTCATTGTAACACACATGGCACGTGAGATAATGAAATACACTGAAGTGAGGGTAGATGGAATTGAAGCAAAAGGACTGGATGAAAATTACAATCTTATTGTTGATAGAACGCCTAAAATGAACTATCTGGCAAAGAGTACTCCTGAACTGATTCTAAGGATGATTTATGAAAAGTCTGATGGTAAAATAAAAGATATTTATGGCCAAATACTGGAGAAATTCTAA